A region from the Spirochaeta thermophila DSM 6192 genome encodes:
- a CDS encoding FlgD immunoglobulin-like domain containing protein produces MSALRAFLDGFSGKDFLCFLLLVGVTGGALFGQSAIPAQSGNYLQVTGTPQNGDQDPYMVLFYEVPDTITSTLYFAVEHPGLSGAAPDQGTGGTWEFFLVGGTGALTQSRKLNFANDAEVLAGTVLSTIQATNETGWVYFDGVVPSQGEHIGNRYYFKIVAKAPDDSKNGFRCDVSYSNTGTPTGDSNIRAFAYVWTLALLDNVGTTWDLYPFVPDSAGPTDTIDYKNWDMDGGETLAAWDKSGNPLSPSPSISGNGTTWPNDVATSSYTIGSETNGTWRLQITEGNGGEPAINTSLFWFTLNDIAADDTDVPLKTYSAPYSPPAPDHVVISPLSQTVQTGQGASVTLQIVDASGNPVPYVRNLYVTVSGNATISPDNNGTAQEELIATSSDGIATFTVTDASAETVTVTVYWDGTGGSDSFGTASYTTATVDVAASLPPTISSAANTTIPIGTGPYTLADVTITDVSGGQVTALNGIRIRLGGGLSAQFDATVTSLSMSGTAVSNGRVANPVSVSYESGNTVVFVPVLGDFAAGEEVTISGLALDSASLSPSSGYLELSVDGGTSWVSVDDKAIVLQGSSYVWDGDTSTSWNDGNNWQGGSPPPDDGTAEITIPAGCTYYPQLVSGESHTVAQVVVMSGGALTLDAGSSLTVNGGFQDDGTVTVSGTLLVSGLLTVTGSLDLQAGGQVSAGTFSSDGTVQSAGDITTGDFTSMGSFTSTGANSITPSGDVSISGTFSDPSAQCTLTMSGTSTTLTSSQTLGNLILSGSASVTLGSSLVLGGDLSVPAGTALGAAGFDVDVTGGVSVGGTFDASGITLTVGGDLSVTGTLTLTGATCVLDGAGAQNVGLGGAQPATLQVANTGGQVRFTDAVVTGTLQVMSAGSVVFEGDLTVTTSVSFSPAGYDLAFNAGPGGQTTSFPGGITFPHTGSLSLGNAAADSFQAAGILTATACSSVQVGGTVSTAGAGGDVSLGDADTPVSLAADTTVDAGTGGVTLGGTVDGGYVLNVNGGGNVVLGGDVGGGVPVGSLSVSGGSIEVGGDVTAVGDVGFVGSVVVSADVVIDTSGGGGAVSFSGTVDGAVGGESVTIGAGTGNVVLGGAVGGGVPVGALSVSGGSIDVGADVTAVGDVGFVGPVVVSADVVIDTSGGGGDVSFSGTVDGAVGGESVTISAGTGSVVFSGDLGATTRIGVLTVSSGGRVDLGGSMRTDNAVVSITPPVRLTSASTDIWVDSGIGNITFSDTVEDSASGAHNLILIGGGDLTFSADVGAVNEPAYLILDITGNITISGNIRAGNFVLYNGTVFLNGNTIESTTGDVVLFGPNYGEDDPQTTPVDTNFAYPDMATLSAVYDPGSYGGAFDAASLGGSTIIVGQDFYANGVDLVASSTWTLTIPDNSASDRIAYPVPGGVYGSGSGTYAVVYNCTVAYSNAGPGVVSASTGNGNTDGGNNSGWDFGSPSIVSVETVWDNVLHVTFSEPLENSNGEITLAVQNGLIRFNDETGTYTFDEVYQDAACSIPLPLGDVGEFWLKATGPNETWNTDATGSGPGDTNSTDTGGTHSTLTPSLWIEKGALFDTAKNPIGPYGINGGSPDTSTVDGVPPVLYRVEYGRADPATTAGTQYHGHNFFHLYYSEPVTIGSLGTGAANERSEDLVSTKGGDIEDDGGTRLVVEGYFSIDFGAPVSMERGVQPGTPGGSSSNALYRTLPGLITSPDHELVIFLSGYHDGTGWPGWHRNVPNPAGGTIDAVYDLGGQIVDMVGNPLDTSVHASTIDSSSTGSSDWDNPWDVDPPALAPYSPVSGSYEGVLLDTDGDGKVDTVDFHFLDNSQDAGSWNSENDHPDPTGGIRDVFSSYPGNQHLAFSFEITGSNNPTSGYNQGLSTAVNNSLFGSINQPDDPYLSLSLSGAPWQLVDLNLSVRYDHTKASFTDLAGNLLESFGPLPLIEKVPPRIVFTLASAGSDRMYVRFSEPVYGNQAHTLPVGASDVAISGVTGIGVGGVERLTLAADGVGVWDVLLTLTRPLSADEAVQAMIGAVDDTSIYDAAGNAMRSADTHRITDVGLGIVEPLWAADRVHSEETGGGFSSLKVFDGSGALLPGDITLQARIQASSLETSSLFLVYDVDPPEDVYITTDQYDRTTFPEMWFPVLFPGVNPQPNTEVRTVSPFSSQGALRTFLVPGSDPEMREGGTVEFLFYLNNLYCARLTDENDPRTLAPWSFVLSGLKEQRAGVTILNNVINPTQGEVTVVNYRLSRAGMVTIQVFALDGSLVRTLQRGLQGAGTYTVAWDGRNGSGRVVARGLYFIRVVGPGIDEYRKVMVVK; encoded by the coding sequence TCACGAGCACACTCTACTTTGCGGTGGAACATCCGGGGCTCAGCGGTGCAGCGCCTGACCAGGGCACAGGTGGGACGTGGGAGTTCTTTCTCGTAGGGGGAACAGGGGCCCTCACCCAGTCGAGGAAGCTCAACTTCGCGAACGATGCCGAGGTCCTCGCGGGGACCGTGCTCTCCACCATCCAGGCCACGAACGAGACCGGCTGGGTGTATTTCGACGGGGTGGTCCCCTCGCAGGGGGAGCACATCGGCAACAGGTACTACTTCAAGATCGTGGCCAAGGCCCCCGATGACAGCAAGAACGGGTTCAGGTGCGATGTCTCCTATTCCAACACAGGCACCCCTACAGGGGATTCGAACATCAGGGCCTTTGCCTACGTGTGGACCCTCGCCCTGCTCGACAACGTGGGCACCACGTGGGACCTCTACCCATTTGTCCCTGACAGCGCAGGCCCCACCGACACCATCGACTACAAGAACTGGGACATGGACGGGGGGGAGACCCTGGCTGCCTGGGACAAGAGCGGGAATCCCCTCTCTCCTTCACCATCTATCTCTGGGAATGGCACTACCTGGCCCAATGATGTGGCGACCTCCTCATACACCATAGGCTCGGAGACGAACGGGACCTGGCGCCTCCAGATCACGGAGGGGAATGGAGGGGAGCCTGCCATCAACACATCGCTCTTCTGGTTCACCCTCAACGATATCGCGGCCGACGACACCGACGTGCCCTTGAAGACCTACTCGGCCCCCTATTCTCCGCCGGCCCCCGACCACGTGGTGATCTCACCCCTCTCTCAGACCGTGCAGACCGGTCAGGGTGCCTCGGTGACCCTCCAGATCGTCGATGCCTCCGGGAACCCGGTGCCCTATGTGCGGAACCTCTACGTGACGGTCTCGGGGAACGCGACCATCTCGCCCGACAACAACGGCACGGCCCAGGAGGAACTCATTGCCACCTCATCCGACGGGATCGCCACCTTCACCGTGACCGACGCGAGTGCAGAGACCGTCACCGTGACGGTCTATTGGGACGGTACCGGCGGGTCGGATTCGTTCGGCACTGCCTCGTATACCACGGCCACGGTGGATGTGGCGGCATCCCTTCCACCGACGATCTCGAGTGCCGCGAATACCACCATTCCCATCGGGACAGGGCCCTACACCCTCGCGGATGTCACGATCACCGACGTGAGCGGGGGGCAGGTGACAGCCTTGAATGGGATCCGGATACGCCTCGGAGGCGGACTTTCGGCCCAGTTCGATGCGACGGTCACGAGTCTCTCTATGAGCGGGACTGCGGTCTCCAACGGGAGGGTGGCGAACCCCGTCTCTGTCTCGTACGAGTCCGGTAATACGGTGGTCTTCGTCCCTGTACTGGGCGATTTCGCGGCAGGGGAGGAGGTGACCATCTCCGGACTCGCTCTCGACAGCGCAAGCCTTTCGCCTTCTTCGGGGTACTTGGAGCTTTCGGTGGACGGGGGGACGAGCTGGGTGAGTGTGGACGACAAGGCCATCGTGCTGCAGGGGAGCTCCTATGTCTGGGACGGGGATACGAGCACCTCATGGAACGACGGCAACAACTGGCAGGGCGGGAGTCCGCCGCCCGACGACGGCACGGCCGAGATCACGATCCCGGCCGGGTGTACGTACTATCCCCAGCTCGTCTCGGGCGAGAGTCACACCGTGGCCCAGGTGGTGGTGATGAGTGGCGGCGCCCTCACCCTGGATGCAGGCTCGAGCCTCACGGTGAACGGTGGCTTCCAGGATGATGGTACGGTGACGGTCTCGGGGACGCTCTTGGTAAGTGGTCTTCTCACGGTGACAGGGAGCCTTGATCTCCAGGCCGGAGGACAGGTGAGTGCGGGCACGTTCTCATCGGACGGTACAGTGCAGAGTGCAGGGGACATCACCACTGGGGATTTCACGAGCATGGGGAGCTTCACGAGTACAGGGGCCAACAGCATCACCCCTTCTGGGGATGTTTCGATAAGCGGGACCTTCTCGGATCCTTCGGCCCAGTGCACCCTCACCATGTCGGGGACGTCGACCACCCTCACCTCCTCGCAGACCCTGGGGAACCTCATCCTCTCGGGGTCCGCCTCGGTGACCCTGGGTTCTTCTCTCGTGCTCGGGGGCGACCTCTCCGTGCCTGCAGGCACCGCGCTCGGTGCGGCGGGGTTCGATGTGGATGTGACGGGGGGTGTCTCGGTGGGAGGGACGTTCGATGCCTCTGGCATCACGCTCACCGTGGGGGGTGACCTCTCGGTTACAGGGACGCTCACCCTCACCGGCGCTACTTGCGTACTCGACGGGGCCGGGGCTCAGAATGTGGGTCTGGGAGGGGCGCAGCCTGCCACGCTCCAAGTGGCGAACACGGGCGGCCAGGTGCGGTTCACGGATGCGGTGGTCACGGGCACCCTCCAGGTGATGAGCGCGGGGAGTGTGGTCTTCGAGGGAGATCTCACGGTGACCACGAGCGTCTCCTTCTCCCCGGCCGGGTACGACCTGGCCTTCAATGCGGGTCCGGGGGGCCAGACCACCTCTTTCCCCGGGGGGATCACCTTCCCCCACACGGGGAGTCTGAGCCTGGGGAATGCGGCGGCCGATTCGTTCCAGGCGGCAGGTATCCTCACCGCCACGGCCTGTTCCTCTGTGCAGGTGGGGGGCACGGTCTCCACGGCGGGAGCCGGAGGGGACGTCTCTCTGGGCGACGCCGACACCCCGGTGTCGCTCGCGGCCGACACCACGGTGGATGCCGGGACGGGGGGGGTGACCCTGGGGGGGACGGTGGACGGGGGGTACGTGCTCAACGTGAACGGCGGTGGGAACGTGGTGCTGGGGGGGGATGTGGGTGGTGGGGTGCCGGTGGGGTCATTGAGCGTGAGCGGTGGGAGCATCGAGGTGGGAGGGGACGTGACGGCGGTGGGGGATGTGGGTTTTGTGGGGTCTGTGGTGGTGTCGGCGGACGTGGTGATCGACACGAGCGGCGGGGGGGGTGCTGTGAGCTTTTCGGGAACGGTGGATGGAGCGGTGGGCGGTGAGTCGGTGACGATCGGTGCAGGGACGGGGAATGTGGTGTTGGGAGGTGCGGTGGGAGGTGGCGTGCCCGTGGGGGCTTTGAGTGTGAGTGGGGGGAGCATCGATGTGGGGGCGGACGTGACGGCGGTGGGGGATGTGGGTTTTGTGGGGCCGGTGGTGGTCTCGGCGGACGTGGTGATCGACACGAGCGGTGGGGGAGGGGATGTGAGTTTTTCGGGAACGGTGGACGGAGCGGTGGGGGGTGAGTCGGTGACGATCAGCGCAGGCACGGGGAGCGTGGTCTTCTCCGGTGACCTAGGGGCCACCACTCGGATAGGAGTCCTCACCGTCTCCTCTGGGGGCCGTGTGGATCTGGGGGGAAGCATGCGCACCGACAATGCCGTTGTGTCCATTACCCCCCCCGTGCGACTCACCTCGGCCTCCACTGATATCTGGGTGGACAGCGGTATCGGAAACATCACCTTTTCCGACACGGTGGAGGACAGCGCATCGGGGGCACACAACCTCATCCTCATAGGGGGGGGCGACCTCACCTTCTCCGCCGACGTGGGTGCGGTGAACGAGCCGGCCTACCTCATCCTCGACATCACGGGCAACATCACCATCTCGGGGAACATCCGGGCCGGGAACTTCGTGCTCTACAACGGGACCGTGTTCCTCAACGGGAACACCATAGAGAGCACCACGGGCGATGTGGTCCTCTTCGGTCCGAACTACGGTGAGGACGACCCCCAGACCACCCCCGTGGACACCAACTTCGCCTATCCGGATATGGCGACCCTCTCGGCCGTCTACGACCCGGGCTCCTATGGCGGGGCCTTCGATGCCGCCTCCCTGGGTGGGAGCACCATCATCGTGGGACAGGACTTCTACGCGAACGGGGTGGACCTTGTCGCCTCCTCCACCTGGACCCTCACCATCCCCGACAACTCCGCCTCGGATAGGATCGCCTACCCGGTGCCGGGTGGTGTCTACGGCAGCGGATCGGGCACATACGCGGTGGTCTACAACTGCACGGTCGCCTACAGCAACGCCGGCCCCGGTGTGGTCTCTGCCTCAACGGGGAACGGGAACACCGATGGGGGAAACAACTCGGGGTGGGACTTCGGTTCACCGTCTATTGTGAGTGTGGAGACGGTGTGGGACAACGTACTCCACGTGACCTTCTCGGAGCCTCTCGAGAACAGCAACGGCGAGATCACCTTGGCGGTGCAGAACGGGCTCATACGTTTCAACGACGAAACCGGCACCTACACCTTCGACGAGGTGTACCAGGATGCAGCCTGTAGCATCCCCCTTCCTCTAGGTGACGTGGGCGAGTTCTGGCTCAAGGCGACAGGACCGAACGAGACCTGGAATACCGACGCCACGGGATCTGGTCCCGGGGATACCAACTCCACCGATACGGGTGGCACTCACAGTACCCTTACCCCTTCCCTCTGGATAGAGAAGGGGGCGCTCTTCGATACCGCGAAGAACCCCATAGGACCGTATGGCATAAACGGTGGTTCCCCCGATACCTCGACTGTGGATGGGGTGCCGCCCGTGCTCTACAGGGTGGAATACGGCAGGGCTGATCCGGCCACCACGGCAGGGACTCAATACCACGGCCACAACTTCTTCCACCTCTACTACTCGGAGCCTGTGACGATAGGGAGCCTCGGCACAGGTGCGGCAAATGAGCGGAGTGAGGATCTCGTCTCTACTAAGGGCGGCGATATAGAGGACGATGGCGGAACCCGCCTCGTCGTCGAGGGGTACTTTAGCATCGATTTCGGTGCCCCTGTCTCCATGGAGCGGGGAGTACAGCCTGGTACGCCGGGCGGGTCCAGTTCGAACGCCCTCTACCGCACGCTCCCCGGCCTCATCACCAGTCCCGACCACGAGCTGGTGATCTTCCTCTCCGGCTACCACGACGGCACCGGTTGGCCCGGCTGGCACCGCAACGTCCCCAACCCTGCAGGCGGGACGATCGATGCGGTCTACGATCTGGGTGGACAGATAGTGGACATGGTTGGGAATCCCCTCGATACGAGCGTGCATGCCTCCACCATAGACTCCTCGAGTACCGGCTCCTCCGACTGGGACAATCCGTGGGATGTGGACCCGCCCGCACTCGCGCCGTACAGCCCTGTGTCCGGTTCCTATGAGGGGGTGCTCCTCGATACAGACGGGGACGGCAAGGTGGACACCGTGGACTTCCACTTCCTGGATAACTCCCAGGATGCAGGCAGCTGGAACTCCGAGAACGACCACCCCGATCCTACAGGAGGGATACGGGATGTCTTCTCCTCCTATCCGGGTAATCAACACCTCGCCTTTTCGTTCGAGATCACCGGGTCCAACAATCCCACCTCCGGCTACAACCAAGGGCTTTCCACCGCGGTGAACAACAGCCTCTTTGGGAGCATCAACCAGCCCGACGATCCCTACCTCTCCCTCAGCCTCTCCGGGGCGCCCTGGCAGCTCGTGGACCTCAACCTCTCGGTGCGCTATGACCACACCAAGGCCTCCTTCACGGATCTTGCCGGGAACCTCCTGGAGTCCTTTGGCCCGCTTCCCCTCATAGAGAAGGTGCCCCCGCGTATCGTCTTTACCCTCGCCTCTGCAGGGAGCGACCGGATGTACGTGCGCTTCTCCGAGCCGGTGTACGGGAATCAGGCCCATACCCTCCCCGTTGGTGCCTCAGACGTTGCCATCTCCGGTGTGACAGGGATTGGGGTGGGTGGAGTAGAGAGGCTCACCCTCGCAGCTGATGGAGTGGGGGTGTGGGACGTCCTCCTCACCCTCACCCGCCCCCTCTCCGCGGATGAGGCGGTGCAGGCGATGATCGGGGCGGTCGATGATACGAGCATCTACGATGCCGCAGGAAATGCGATGCGCTCGGCCGATACGCACAGGATCACGGATGTGGGCCTGGGGATCGTGGAGCCCTTGTGGGCAGCGGACAGGGTGCACAGCGAGGAGACGGGAGGCGGGTTCTCCAGCCTCAAGGTCTTCGACGGCTCAGGTGCCCTCCTCCCGGGCGACATTACCCTGCAGGCACGGATCCAGGCCTCCTCGCTGGAGACCTCCTCCCTCTTCCTCGTGTACGATGTGGATCCTCCTGAGGATGTGTACATCACCACCGACCAGTACGACCGCACCACGTTCCCTGAGATGTGGTTTCCCGTGCTCTTTCCAGGGGTGAACCCCCAACCCAACACCGAGGTGAGGACCGTCTCACCCTTCTCCTCCCAGGGGGCCCTCCGCACCTTCCTCGTCCCGGGGAGCGATCCCGAGATGAGGGAAGGGGGCACGGTTGAGTTTCTCTTCTACCTCAACAACCTCTACTGTGCAAGGCTCACCGATGAGAATGATCCGCGCACCCTCGCCCCCTGGTCGTTCGTGCTCTCCGGGCTCAAGGAGCAGCGGGCCGGGGTGACCATCCTCAACAACGTCATCAACCCCACCCAGGGCGAAGTGACGGTGGTGAACTACCGTCTCTCGCGAGCCGGTATGGTGACCATCCAGGTCTTCGCTCTGGACGGTTCCCTCGTGCGTACGCTCCAGCGGGGACTTCAGGGGGCTGGTACCTACACCGTGGCGTGGGACGGGAGGAACGGAAGCGGCAGGGTGGTGGCGAGGGGGCTCTATTTCATACGGGTGGTGGGACCAGGCATCGACGAATACCGCAAGGTGATGGTGGTGAAGTGA
- a CDS encoding peroxiredoxin → MLREGEKAPAFTLPDDNGEVRDLSDFADKKKVIYFYPRDNTPGCTKEACGFRDMYETILATGAVVIGISPDSVRSHASFKTRYDLPFFLLSDPEKKVIRAYGALTVRKVKGEEKERVRRCTYIIDEHDVIRAVFPDVRPEEHAREVLEILSRME, encoded by the coding sequence ATGTTACGAGAGGGAGAGAAAGCCCCTGCGTTCACCCTTCCCGACGACAATGGCGAGGTGCGAGACCTCTCCGACTTTGCCGACAAGAAGAAGGTGATCTACTTCTATCCCAGGGACAACACCCCGGGCTGCACCAAAGAGGCCTGCGGCTTCAGGGATATGTACGAGACCATCCTCGCCACAGGGGCCGTGGTCATAGGGATAAGCCCCGACTCGGTGCGCTCCCACGCCTCGTTCAAGACCAGGTACGACCTCCCCTTCTTCCTCCTGAGCGACCCCGAGAAGAAGGTGATCCGGGCCTATGGAGCCCTCACCGTCCGAAAGGTGAAGGGCGAGGAGAAGGAACGAGTGCGACGGTGCACCTACATCATCGACGAGCACGACGTGATCAGGGCCGTGTTCCCCGACGTGCGGCCCGAGGAGCACGCGCGCGAGGTGTTGGAGATTCTCTCCCGGATGGAGTAG
- a CDS encoding acyl-[acyl-carrier-protein] thioesterase: MKYSEQFVVRSYEACGRGFLRPDALAGYFQETAWKSAEALGFGYRAVVEHGWAWVLSRLLVRYERVPRWGEEVVVTTWPRPSEGIFACRDYLVEDAEGGVCIRATSRWLLLEAASRRPVRPERLVRTGLLEESAIEDAPLKLGPQGEVERVSEVIAGYLDVDPNGHVNNTRYIGWCTAGLVLRGGRPETWRGYHVNFVGEAHEGDVCTIWVGNGGVEVRKGDVALARMRVEPGSP; this comes from the coding sequence ATGAAATACTCGGAACAGTTCGTGGTGCGATCGTACGAGGCATGCGGGAGGGGGTTTCTCAGGCCCGATGCGCTCGCAGGCTATTTCCAGGAGACCGCGTGGAAGAGTGCGGAGGCGCTCGGATTCGGTTACCGTGCAGTGGTGGAGCACGGGTGGGCATGGGTCCTCTCGCGCCTCCTCGTGCGATACGAGCGCGTCCCCCGGTGGGGGGAGGAGGTGGTGGTGACGACCTGGCCCCGCCCCTCGGAGGGGATCTTCGCCTGCAGGGACTACCTGGTGGAAGACGCGGAAGGAGGGGTGTGCATCCGGGCGACGAGCCGTTGGCTGCTCCTCGAGGCCGCCTCGCGGCGGCCGGTGAGGCCGGAGAGGCTGGTGCGGACCGGACTTCTGGAGGAATCCGCGATCGAGGATGCGCCGCTCAAGCTGGGACCGCAGGGGGAGGTGGAGAGGGTGAGTGAGGTGATCGCCGGGTACCTGGACGTGGATCCCAACGGCCACGTGAACAACACGCGGTACATCGGCTGGTGTACCGCGGGCCTCGTGCTTCGGGGCGGGCGGCCCGAGACCTGGAGGGGGTACCACGTGAACTTCGTGGGAGAGGCCCACGAGGGGGATGTGTGCACCATATGGGTGGGCAATGGGGGGGTGGAGGTGAGGAAAGGGGATGTGGCGCTCGCGAGGATGAGGGTGGAACCCGGTTCGCCGTGA
- a CDS encoding methyl-accepting chemotaxis protein encodes MRLRTTLLFIIGTLLVGSILSIFIFRAGMRRLEDASGFGIQMERAIGQFYQYSNAVRMTMSQEAGSTTLVQLMSLWDLAETSFERELSLLIAHPGKALMDESLQSEVEGLYGLWRNTVERMRPTKETVRALSKDPSLPAQYRRGLYVLYTRLILEEGQDARVAELHDTITELQDNLRILDNQLGAELQSLSAVVQERVVLLIRQTQVSVVVAIGFVLLLVSLLIARILVVLSRRIRLVERVLNQVNNRDLTVRADLRGKDEFAEMASYINTVLDALQAFFSSVRATVAHLNDLRLTFAHTSSQTVAAVTEINRNLDSLSTAFRRVLDEQAGPAVEEVEKIHRAIAELSQVVSHQRENVETITSSIEEVNASIQNVTHLLEERMARFEQVREMVHRGGDFLSLANSAVQEIGAAISNVMEIIGIINTVAAQTNLLSLNAAIESAHAGEAGRGFAVVAEEIRKLAEATAGYASRITTTLREMRDKVEGATRTSRESVQVFDSVVKEIDESVLALNEVVASVTEMAKGGAQVLEGSQEVSRDARLIDERMKDVSRGADVLRGSIQSVYSLSEDVLRGLTEIEGGAREILQGASEIERLARGTSEYVERLSGMLGEYVLEGGEDDASGERGDTGP; translated from the coding sequence ATGAGATTACGTACCACGCTACTCTTCATCATCGGAACGCTCCTCGTGGGGAGCATCCTTTCCATCTTCATCTTCCGGGCGGGGATGCGGCGCCTTGAGGACGCCTCCGGGTTCGGTATCCAGATGGAACGGGCCATCGGCCAGTTCTACCAGTACAGCAACGCCGTGAGAATGACGATGAGCCAGGAGGCGGGCAGCACCACGCTCGTGCAACTCATGTCACTCTGGGATCTCGCGGAGACCTCGTTCGAACGGGAGCTGTCCCTCCTCATCGCTCATCCGGGGAAGGCCCTCATGGACGAATCCCTCCAGAGCGAGGTCGAGGGATTGTACGGCCTCTGGAGGAACACCGTGGAGCGGATGAGGCCGACCAAGGAGACGGTGCGCGCGCTCTCGAAGGATCCCTCTCTCCCCGCTCAGTACAGACGAGGCCTCTACGTGCTCTACACCCGCCTCATCCTCGAAGAGGGGCAGGATGCCCGGGTGGCCGAGCTCCACGACACCATCACCGAGCTCCAGGACAACCTCAGGATCCTCGATAACCAGTTGGGGGCCGAGCTTCAGAGTCTGTCGGCCGTGGTGCAGGAGCGGGTGGTCCTCCTCATCCGGCAGACGCAGGTCTCGGTGGTGGTGGCCATAGGTTTCGTCCTTCTTCTCGTGAGCCTGCTCATCGCGCGGATCCTGGTGGTCCTTTCCCGCCGCATCCGTCTGGTTGAACGCGTGCTCAACCAGGTGAACAACAGGGATCTCACGGTACGGGCCGACCTCAGGGGGAAGGACGAGTTCGCCGAGATGGCCTCCTACATCAACACCGTGCTGGATGCGCTGCAGGCCTTCTTCTCCTCGGTTCGGGCGACGGTGGCCCATTTGAACGATCTCCGACTCACCTTCGCGCACACCTCGAGCCAGACCGTGGCCGCGGTGACCGAGATCAATCGGAACCTCGATTCCCTGAGCACCGCCTTCCGGCGCGTGCTCGACGAACAAGCCGGTCCGGCGGTGGAGGAGGTGGAAAAGATCCACCGGGCCATCGCCGAGCTCTCGCAGGTGGTCTCCCACCAGCGTGAGAACGTGGAGACCATCACGAGTTCCATCGAGGAGGTGAACGCCTCGATCCAGAACGTGACTCACCTTCTTGAGGAACGGATGGCGCGATTCGAGCAGGTGCGAGAGATGGTGCACCGTGGAGGAGATTTCCTCTCCTTGGCCAACAGTGCGGTCCAGGAGATAGGTGCGGCGATCTCCAATGTCATGGAGATCATCGGGATCATCAACACCGTGGCAGCCCAGACCAATCTCCTCTCCCTCAACGCCGCCATCGAGAGCGCCCACGCAGGAGAGGCCGGGAGAGGGTTTGCGGTGGTGGCAGAGGAGATCAGGAAGCTTGCTGAGGCCACCGCGGGCTACGCTTCGCGGATTACCACCACCCTTCGGGAGATGCGCGATAAGGTAGAGGGTGCCACCCGCACGAGCCGTGAGAGCGTGCAGGTCTTCGACTCGGTGGTGAAGGAGATCGACGAGTCCGTGCTCGCCCTCAACGAGGTGGTGGCGAGCGTGACGGAGATGGCGAAGGGGGGTGCGCAGGTCCTCGAGGGAAGCCAGGAGGTGTCACGGGACGCCCGGCTCATCGACGAGCGGATGAAGGACGTCTCGCGTGGTGCCGACGTACTGCGAGGCTCCATCCAATCGGTGTACAGTCTCTCGGAGGACGTCCTTCGAGGGCTCACCGAGATAGAAGGGGGAGCGCGAGAGATACTCCAGGGCGCCTCGGAGATCGAACGACTTGCCCGAGGGACGTCCGAGTACGTGGAACGTCTCTCCGGCATGCTGGGTGAGTACGTGCTCGAGGGGGGCGAGGACGATGCCTCTGGTGAGCGTGGTGATACCGGTCCATAA
- a CDS encoding glycosyltransferase family 2 protein, translating into MPLVSVVIPVHNRASLLQEALASVVRQTWRDLEVIVVDDGSEDGSAEVGERWGARVVRMAHCGRPGKVRNVGVEHARGALIAFLDSDDLWKPEKLTRQMALWEGCARKGIPLVHTREEWMRKGRIISQAGQVHRREGNVFAWAVKKCIIGPSTVLMERRVFEDLGGFREDLEIAEDYELWLRLTDRCPVAYLDEPVVVKRAGAWEQLSEKYGHIEVFRIMALKPLVDGDVFLPEHRAVAREELIRKCEVYARGARKRGRMEEAERFLSCAEAYRRGEKGGPDPWSCPVEESDVP; encoded by the coding sequence ATGCCTCTGGTGAGCGTGGTGATACCGGTCCATAACAGGGCTTCCTTGCTGCAGGAAGCCCTCGCCTCCGTGGTACGCCAGACCTGGCGCGATCTGGAGGTGATCGTGGTCGACGACGGCTCCGAGGACGGGAGCGCCGAGGTGGGGGAGCGCTGGGGTGCCCGAGTGGTGAGGATGGCGCACTGCGGCCGGCCGGGGAAGGTGAGGAACGTGGGGGTGGAGCATGCGCGGGGAGCGCTCATCGCCTTTCTCGATTCTGACGATCTCTGGAAGCCTGAGAAACTCACCCGCCAGATGGCCCTATGGGAAGGGTGCGCACGGAAGGGGATTCCCCTCGTCCATACCCGCGAGGAGTGGATGAGGAAGGGGAGGATCATCTCGCAGGCGGGGCAGGTGCACAGACGGGAGGGGAATGTCTTCGCCTGGGCCGTGAAGAAGTGCATCATCGGTCCGTCCACGGTGCTCATGGAGCGGCGCGTCTTCGAGGACCTGGGCGGTTTCAGGGAAGACCTGGAGATCGCCGAGGATTACGAGCTCTGGCTCAGGCTCACGGACAGGTGTCCCGTGGCCTACCTCGACGAGCCGGTGGTGGTGAAACGGGCGGGAGCCTGGGAACAGCTTTCGGAGAAGTACGGTCACATCGAGGTCTTCAGGATCATGGCCCTCAAGCCTCTCGTGGATGGGGACGTGTTCCTTCCCGAACACAGGGCGGTGGCCCGGGAGGAGCTCATACGCAAGTGCGAGGTGTACGCCCGGGGGGCTCGGAAGCGGGGGAGGATGGAGGAGGCGGAGCGTTTCCTCTCGTGCGCTGAGGCCTACAGGAGGGGAGAGAAGGGGGGCCCGGATCCCTGGTCATGTCCCGTCGAAGAATCCGACGTGCCGTGA